The Desulfonatronovibrio hydrogenovorans DSM 9292 genome includes a window with the following:
- a CDS encoding DUF2156 domain-containing protein, translating to MDFQPVLLDHQDRFNSLLARTPQIASDFSFANIYGWAEEYGLKLAFTRDHAWIRQDRPAQAYWAPVGNWDLDWEQAFKDLPSRARLVRVPEKLALVWKKDLPKLDIRSDRDHWDYLYSVPELIELKGNRFHKKKNLYNQFIKNYDYEYVVLGKKYIEKALTLQTEWCLWKECNDSGALEAENQAIVRVFSQWEKIRGLFGAGLMVGRDMVAYTVAEALPDRTIVIHFEKGCPGYKGVYQAINKLFLENSARDFEVVNREQDLGDPGLKKAKESYNPTGYLKKYTVRL from the coding sequence ATGGATTTTCAACCTGTTCTCCTTGACCACCAGGACAGATTCAACTCCTTGCTGGCCAGGACCCCTCAGATCGCCTCGGATTTCAGCTTTGCCAATATCTATGGATGGGCCGAGGAATACGGCCTCAAGCTGGCCTTTACCCGGGATCACGCCTGGATCAGGCAGGACCGGCCTGCTCAGGCTTACTGGGCTCCAGTGGGCAATTGGGACCTGGACTGGGAACAGGCCTTTAAGGACCTGCCCAGCCGGGCCAGACTGGTCAGGGTGCCGGAAAAGCTGGCCCTGGTCTGGAAAAAGGATTTACCAAAACTTGACATCCGCTCTGACCGGGACCACTGGGATTATCTCTATTCCGTGCCTGAACTCATAGAACTCAAAGGTAACAGGTTTCACAAGAAGAAAAACCTGTATAACCAGTTCATCAAAAATTATGACTATGAGTATGTAGTGCTGGGAAAAAAATACATTGAAAAGGCCCTGACCCTGCAGACGGAATGGTGTCTGTGGAAGGAGTGCAACGACTCAGGTGCCCTGGAAGCGGAAAACCAGGCCATTGTAAGGGTTTTTTCCCAGTGGGAGAAAATCAGAGGGCTGTTCGGAGCCGGACTCATGGTCGGCCGGGATATGGTGGCCTATACAGTGGCTGAGGCCCTGCCGGACAGGACCATTGTCATTCACTTTGAAAAAGGCTGCCCCGGATACAAAGGGGTATACCAGGCCATTAACAAGCTCTTTCTGGAGAATTCAGCCCGAGATTTTGAAGTGGTCAACCGGGAGCAGGACCTTGGCGATCCAGGCCTGAAAAAAGCCAAAGAATCCTACAACCCCACAGGCTACCTCAAAAAGTATACTGTCAGACTCTGA
- the topA gene encoding type I DNA topoisomerase: MSKDLIIVESPAKVKTIKKFLGKDYLVEASVGHIRDLPKKTLGVSEDGDFEPEYEIIYGKKKVVNQLQQSAKKSERVFLAPDPDREGEAIAWHIAQLIKKQNTNIKRIQFNEITSRAVKEALDHPRDLNENLFNSQQARRILDRLVGYKISPLLWNKVKRGLSAGRVQSVALRMIVERERERQAFIPEEYWVFKAMLAPDKAEAFESHLWKVDNKKARVGSEKEAMALDAVLQKSRFKVEAVEEKERKRDPKPPFITSTLQQEASNRMGFTAKRTMSVAQRLYEGVDLGDRGTTALITYMRTDSVRVSKDSQKAAKKWILSSLGKDYYPAKTRFFKSKGSAQDAHEAVRPVDPGITPEEIRSYLPRDEYMLYKLVWERFMASQMAPARFWDTTVTVSAANTLWRSKGERLIFDGFLKVYSGGSAKEDIFLPKLEPDQALDLKSLSKEQKFTQPPARYSEASLVRKLEELGIGRPSTYAAIISTLLDREYVSLEEKNFRPTELGSEVCDLLVKHFPSLLDAGFTAQMEEDLDTVAEGRKDWVELLKQFTGGFYPTLEKAKKEMATVKAGKETDIKCEKCGQIMLIRFGRNGAFLACSAYPDCKSTANFTRDDSGKIKVLEAEPVIREKVGTCPDCQGDLVLKKARTGSRFIACDNYPQCKYTAPFSTDIPCPVEDCPGEMVEKGSRRGKVFYGCNQYPKCDYAVWNYPVQEECPKCGHKILVRKSTKTRGEHVACPEKTCKFWDKLEEE, encoded by the coding sequence ATGAGTAAGGATTTAATTATTGTTGAGTCACCGGCCAAGGTAAAGACCATTAAAAAATTTCTAGGCAAGGACTACCTGGTGGAGGCTTCAGTGGGCCATATCCGGGATCTGCCCAAAAAGACTCTGGGGGTAAGTGAGGACGGAGATTTTGAGCCGGAGTATGAAATTATCTACGGCAAGAAAAAAGTGGTCAATCAGCTGCAGCAAAGCGCCAAAAAATCTGAGCGGGTTTTCCTGGCCCCTGACCCGGACCGGGAAGGAGAGGCCATTGCCTGGCACATAGCCCAGCTGATCAAAAAACAGAACACCAATATCAAGCGGATTCAGTTCAACGAGATTACTTCCAGGGCAGTGAAAGAGGCCCTGGACCATCCCAGGGATCTGAACGAAAACCTTTTTAATTCCCAGCAGGCCAGACGGATCCTTGACCGGCTGGTGGGATACAAGATTTCTCCTCTGCTCTGGAACAAGGTCAAGCGGGGATTGTCAGCAGGCCGGGTCCAGTCAGTGGCCCTGCGGATGATCGTGGAACGGGAAAGGGAGCGTCAGGCCTTTATCCCTGAGGAATACTGGGTGTTCAAAGCCATGCTGGCCCCGGACAAGGCAGAGGCCTTTGAAAGTCATCTGTGGAAGGTGGACAATAAAAAGGCCAGGGTGGGTTCTGAAAAAGAGGCCATGGCCCTGGATGCAGTCCTGCAGAAGTCCCGGTTCAAGGTGGAAGCAGTGGAAGAGAAGGAGCGCAAAAGGGATCCCAAGCCGCCCTTTATAACTTCCACCCTGCAGCAGGAAGCAAGCAACAGGATGGGGTTTACAGCCAAGAGGACCATGTCCGTTGCCCAGCGTCTTTATGAGGGTGTGGACCTGGGTGACAGAGGCACCACCGCCCTGATCACCTATATGCGGACTGATTCGGTCCGGGTATCAAAGGATTCCCAGAAAGCAGCCAAAAAATGGATTTTGTCCAGCCTGGGCAAAGATTACTATCCAGCCAAGACCAGGTTTTTCAAATCCAAGGGCTCGGCCCAGGACGCCCATGAAGCTGTCCGGCCGGTGGACCCCGGGATCACCCCGGAAGAGATCAGGTCCTATTTGCCCAGGGATGAATACATGCTTTACAAGCTGGTCTGGGAGAGGTTCATGGCCTCTCAGATGGCCCCGGCCAGGTTCTGGGACACCACGGTCACGGTGTCAGCGGCCAATACCTTATGGCGAAGCAAAGGGGAAAGGCTGATTTTTGACGGATTTTTAAAGGTCTATTCCGGGGGAAGTGCCAAAGAAGATATCTTCCTGCCCAAACTTGAACCGGATCAGGCCCTGGATCTTAAGTCCCTGAGCAAGGAGCAGAAATTCACCCAGCCCCCGGCCAGGTATTCCGAGGCATCCCTGGTCCGCAAGCTGGAAGAATTGGGGATAGGCAGACCGTCCACCTACGCAGCCATCATCTCCACTCTGCTGGACCGGGAGTATGTCAGCCTGGAAGAAAAAAACTTCCGGCCTACCGAGCTTGGCTCTGAAGTGTGCGATCTTTTGGTCAAACATTTTCCCTCTCTTCTGGACGCCGGATTCACCGCCCAGATGGAAGAAGACCTGGATACAGTGGCTGAAGGCAGAAAGGACTGGGTCGAGCTTTTAAAACAGTTCACCGGCGGATTTTATCCCACCCTGGAAAAGGCCAAGAAAGAAATGGCCACGGTCAAGGCCGGTAAAGAGACCGACATTAAATGTGAAAAATGCGGACAGATCATGCTCATCCGTTTCGGACGCAACGGTGCTTTTCTGGCCTGTTCAGCCTATCCGGACTGCAAAAGCACGGCCAATTTCACCAGGGACGATTCCGGGAAAATAAAGGTTCTGGAGGCTGAACCAGTGATCAGGGAAAAAGTAGGAACCTGCCCTGACTGCCAGGGTGATCTGGTCCTGAAAAAGGCCCGGACCGGAAGCCGGTTTATTGCCTGTGACAACTATCCCCAATGCAAATACACTGCTCCTTTTTCCACGGACATCCCCTGTCCGGTGGAGGACTGTCCAGGGGAGATGGTGGAAAAGGGGAGCCGCCGGGGAAAGGTGTTTTACGGCTGTAACCAGTATCCCAAATGCGATTATGCTGTGTGGAATTATCCGGTTCAGGAAGAATGCCCCAAATGCGGCCACAAGATCCTGGTCCGCAAGTCCACCAAGACCCGGGGTGAGCATGTGGCCTGTCCGGAAAAGACTTGCAAGTTCTGGGACAAGTTGGAAGAAGAATAG